In Desulfosudis oleivorans Hxd3, the DNA window CCCTTGAAAAGGCGGTGCTGTTTTCCGATTTTCAGGACCCCGATGCCCGCACCATAGACTTTGTTCAACTCCCCTTTGATCATCCCCTTTACATCATGTATTCCTCCGGCACCACCGGCCCGCCCAAGTCTTTTGTGCAGGGAGCCGGCGGTGTGCTGATCCAGCAGTTGAAGGAGCAGGTGCTGCATACCGGCCTGACCCGGGATGACACGATTTTTTATTTTACCACCTGCGGCTGGATGATGTGGAACTGGCTGACCTCTGCCCTTGCCACCGGCGCCACCGTGGCCCTGTATGACGGCAGCCCCTTTCATCCGGGCCCGGGTGTGCTGTGGCGGTATGCCGAAAAAGAGGGCTTTACCGTGTTCGGCACCAGTGCCGGGTATCTGGCGGCCCTGCGGGATTCCGGGTTTTGCCCCGGTGACAGTCACAACCTGTCGCCCCTGAAAACCCTGCTCTCCACCGGTTCTCCTTTGAGCCCGGACGGGTTTGACTTTGTCTACGGCAAAATCAAGGCCGACCTTCAACTGGCCTCTATTTCCGGGGGCACGGACATCAACAGCTGTTTTGTGCTGGGCAATCCCATGGGGCCGGTCTACGCGGGCGAAATCCAGTGCCGGGGCCTGGGCGTCAGGGTGGCCGCCTATGATGAGCAGGGCAGGGCCGTGGTCAACCGGTCCGGCGAACTGGTGTGCGAGGCGGCTATCCCTTCCATGCCGCTTTACTTCTGGAACGATCCGGATGGCGAAAAATACCGGCAGGCCTATTTCGGGCGGTTTCCCGGCGTCTGGACCCACGGCGATTTTATCCAGATCAACGACAACGGCGGCGTGGTGATCTTCGGCCGGTCCGACGCCACCCTGAATCCCGGCGGGGTCCGCATCGGCACCGCTGAAATCTACCGCCAGGTGGAGACCCTGGACGAGGTGGAAGACGCCCTGGTGGTGGGCCAGAACTGGAAAAACGACGTGCGGGTGATCCTGTTTGTAAAGCCCGCGCCGGGCCACGAGCTGACCGATGCATTAAAAGAAAAGATTCGGGCCGTGATCCGGGCTAATGCCTCGCCCCGCCATGTGCCGGCAAAGATTGTGGCGGCCCCGGACATTCCCTATACGTTAAACATGAAAAAGGTGGAGCTGGCCGTGAAAAAGATTCTGGACGGCAAAGACCCCGGCAACCGGGACGCTTTGAAAAATCCGGAGTCCCTGGATTTTTTCATGGGCCTGGAGGATTTGATTGAACACCGTTGACAACCAGATCCAGTCGCTGCTGGAAAGAATCTACGACCCGGACACGGCCGGCCAGGCCGCTGGCCATCTGAACCGCCTGATGGCCGGCTTTCCCGCACGGCCCGCACAAAAACAGTCCTTTTTTTCCGAGGCCGACACGGTCCTCATCACCTACGGCAACACCTTGAACCGGCCGGGCCAGGCCCCGCTGGGAACTTTGGGCGAATTTGCCCGCACCCGGCTGAAGGATGCCTTTTCCGCGGTTCACGTGCTGCCCTTTTTCCCCTATTCATCGGATGACGGGTTTTCCGTGATCGATTTTTACCGGGTGGACCCCGATCTGGGTACCTGGGACGACATCGCCGCCCTGTGCAGGGATTTTGACCTGATGGTGGACCTGGTGCTCAACCACATCTCAGCCCAGAGCCCCTGGTTTTCCCGTTACCTTGCCAAAGAGCAGGGGTTTGAAGACCTGGCCATTGAGGCCCGGCCCGGAGAAGACCTGATGTGCGTGGTGCGGCCCCGCACCACCCCTCTGCTGACCCCCTTTAAAAAGGCGGACGGTACAACCGTTCATGTGTGGACCACCTTTTCCGTCGACCAGGTGGACTTGAACTACTGCAGCGTGGGCGTGCTGGAAAAGATGGTGGATGTGCTGCTGTTCTACGTGGGGCAGGGGGCCGCCTTCATCCGGCTGGACGCGGTGGCCTATCTCTGGAAAAAGCCCGGCACTTACTGCATTCACCTGGAACAGACCCACGACATGGTCCGGCTGTTTCGGGCCGTGCTGGACCGGGTGGCCCCGGACACGGTGCTGGTCACCGAGACCAACGTGCCCCACGCCGAAAACATCAGCTATTTCGGCCATGGCGGGGACGAGGCCCAGGTGGTGTACAATTTTACACTGCCGCCCCTGCTGCTTCATGCCTTTATTACGGAGAACACCGCAGCCCTGACCCGGTGGGCCGCCACCCTGGAACTGCCGTCGGACCGCACCACTTTTTTAAACTTTACCGCCTCCCACGACGGTATCGGGGTCCGGCCCCTGGAGGGCATTCTTCCCGAGGCCGAAATCGACCGGCTGACGGCCCATACCCTGGAAAACGGGGGCCAGGTCTCTTTTCGCACCCGGCCGGACGGCTCCCAGGCCCCTTATGAGCTCAACATCACCTACCTGGACGCCCTGAGCCGGGCCGGCGACAGCGATACCACCCGTGCCGCCCGCCTGCTGGCCTCCCTGGCCGTGCAACTGGCACTGCCCGGCATACCGGCGGTCTACATTCACACCCTGCTGGGTACGCGCAACTGGGCCGATGGGGTCAAACAGACCGGCCGGGCCCGCACCATCAATCGCCGGCCTCTGGACACAGACGATGTAAACCGGGCCATTGATACAGCCGGCACTCTTGGCCACGCGGTTTTTCACGCGGCCCTTTACCTACTGAACCTGCGCCGGCGCCAGCCCGCGTTCCACCCCAACGCGCCTTTTGCCGTGCTGGACCTCTCTTCCCGTGTTTTTGCCATTCGCCGGACCTGCGCCGAACAGACCCTGGTCGCCGTCACCAGTGTGTCGGGTGCTTCCCAGACCATTGCATTGCCGCCGGACACCCCGGCCCAAATGACCGACCTGGTGACCGGCCGGCCCATGAACACCGGCGATCTTCACCTGGAACCCTGGCAGACGGTATGGCTGGCCGATGCGGCCCCTTTATAATCTTGACATTGCCGGAACGATACGTTTATATATCGGCATTTCATTTTCCTGCCCCAATGCCTGGGTGGCGGAATAGGTAGACGCAAGGGACTTAAAATCCCTCGGTCATTATGGCTGTGCCGGTTCGATTCCGGCCCCAGGCACCACCACATCAGCCGGACACCCTTGTGCCTGATTTCAAAAGAAAAATCACTGCGGGACGGGTCCCCGCCTTTCTTTTGCAAAGCTGCCCCCTGTAATGGCCCCCGTAAAAGTGCCTATTTGCCTTATTGCCGGTCCCTGATTTTCCGAAAGTCGTCCACCACCTTCCGGGACCCCCAGCCGAAAAAGGCCGGGCACATGCGATACAGTGCCCAGAGGAATCGTGCATGGAAGGGAAAAACAATGACGCCCCGGTTGGCCGCGACACCCCGGACAATATATCCGGCCGCCTTTTCCGGGCTTATGGGTTTTATGGGCATGGTCGACAGCAGTCCGGCCATATCCCCTTTGACCACGGTCCCCTTGTCAAAAATGGATGTACTCACATATCCCGGGCAGACCACGCTGACCCGGACCCCCGCTTTGGCCGCCTCCGGCCGCAGGGATATTGAAAGACCCACCACGGCGTGTTTGGTAGTGGCATATGCCGTGATCACCGGAATGGGAACCAGCCCGGCCGTGGAGGCCGTGTTGATGATGTGGCCAAAACCCTGTTCAACCATTATCCGGTAGGCTGCCAGCGTACCGGTGAGAACGCCCCGGAAATTGACATCCAGGATGCGGGCCCAATGGTCGTCGCTCATGTCTCTCACTTCCCCGGCGATCAGGATACCGGCGTTGTTGAACATGTAGTCCAGCCGGCCGTACTCGGCGGCTGTTTCATCCACCAGCCGCCTGACCGTTTCATCCGCCGTGGTGTCCAGGAACACGCCCGTGGCTCGGCCGCCCGCAGCCGTAATGCCGGCCGCCACCTTTTCAGCGCTTTCTCCGTCAATATCGGCAATAATCAATATGGCGCCGCGCGTCCCCAGAAGTTCACAAACGGCCCGGCCCATGCCGGACGCCCCGCCGGTTACAATAAAGACTTTATCGGTGAACA includes these proteins:
- a CDS encoding acetoacetate--CoA ligase; this encodes MSRLLWQPSPERVRGSNMYRFMEKVNQAHGTRFQGYDDLYRWSVDHIPDFWARVWDFTGIRSSAPYTEVVDDPLKMPGAKWFSGARLNFAENLLRHRDDHTALVFCSEGERHRLLTYAQLYAGVAKTAAALKALGIAPGDRVAGFMPNMPEAVIAMLAAASLGAVWSSCSPDFGAKSVLDRFGQSSPKVLFAADGYFFKGKAIDSLPRIREVCGALSGLEKVVIVPYTRPDPEIGTLEKAVLFSDFQDPDARTIDFVQLPFDHPLYIMYSSGTTGPPKSFVQGAGGVLIQQLKEQVLHTGLTRDDTIFYFTTCGWMMWNWLTSALATGATVALYDGSPFHPGPGVLWRYAEKEGFTVFGTSAGYLAALRDSGFCPGDSHNLSPLKTLLSTGSPLSPDGFDFVYGKIKADLQLASISGGTDINSCFVLGNPMGPVYAGEIQCRGLGVRVAAYDEQGRAVVNRSGELVCEAAIPSMPLYFWNDPDGEKYRQAYFGRFPGVWTHGDFIQINDNGGVVIFGRSDATLNPGGVRIGTAEIYRQVETLDEVEDALVVGQNWKNDVRVILFVKPAPGHELTDALKEKIRAVIRANASPRHVPAKIVAAPDIPYTLNMKKVELAVKKILDGKDPGNRDALKNPESLDFFMGLEDLIEHR
- a CDS encoding sugar phosphorylase; translated protein: MNTVDNQIQSLLERIYDPDTAGQAAGHLNRLMAGFPARPAQKQSFFSEADTVLITYGNTLNRPGQAPLGTLGEFARTRLKDAFSAVHVLPFFPYSSDDGFSVIDFYRVDPDLGTWDDIAALCRDFDLMVDLVLNHISAQSPWFSRYLAKEQGFEDLAIEARPGEDLMCVVRPRTTPLLTPFKKADGTTVHVWTTFSVDQVDLNYCSVGVLEKMVDVLLFYVGQGAAFIRLDAVAYLWKKPGTYCIHLEQTHDMVRLFRAVLDRVAPDTVLVTETNVPHAENISYFGHGGDEAQVVYNFTLPPLLLHAFITENTAALTRWAATLELPSDRTTFLNFTASHDGIGVRPLEGILPEAEIDRLTAHTLENGGQVSFRTRPDGSQAPYELNITYLDALSRAGDSDTTRAARLLASLAVQLALPGIPAVYIHTLLGTRNWADGVKQTGRARTINRRPLDTDDVNRAIDTAGTLGHAVFHAALYLLNLRRRQPAFHPNAPFAVLDLSSRVFAIRRTCAEQTLVAVTSVSGASQTIALPPDTPAQMTDLVTGRPMNTGDLHLEPWQTVWLADAAPL
- a CDS encoding SDR family NAD(P)-dependent oxidoreductase, encoding MNLFTDKVFIVTGGASGMGRAVCELLGTRGAILIIADIDGESAEKVAAGITAAGGRATGVFLDTTADETVRRLVDETAAEYGRLDYMFNNAGILIAGEVRDMSDDHWARILDVNFRGVLTGTLAAYRIMVEQGFGHIINTASTAGLVPIPVITAYATTKHAVVGLSISLRPEAAKAGVRVSVVCPGYVSTSIFDKGTVVKGDMAGLLSTMPIKPISPEKAAGYIVRGVAANRGVIVFPFHARFLWALYRMCPAFFGWGSRKVVDDFRKIRDRQ